Within Paeniglutamicibacter psychrophenolicus, the genomic segment CCTGCTCGTCGATCTGCTCTTCCTTCAGCAGCGAGAGGCGCGGGCGGACCGCGTCGGTGCGGGCGCTGGGCGGCTTGCGGCGCCCGGCCTTGAACGGCAGCGGCCAGGTGGCACCGGCACCGACGTAGTCCTGCTCGGCCGCTGCCTGCAGCGTCCACTGCGGGTTGTACAGGTGTGTGCGGCCCAGAGCGACCAGGTCCGCGCGTCCCGCCAGCAGGATCGAGTTCACGTCGTCGTAGGAGGAGATCGCCCCGACCGCGATGACCGCGACGCCCGCCGCCGCCGCGACCTGGTTGCGGATCTTGTCCGCGAACGGGGTCTGGTAGCTGCGCCCGAACGCGGGGCGTTCATTGCGCACGATCTGACCGGAGGACACGTCGATGGACTTGACCCCGTGCTCGATGAACGCCTGGGCGATGACCAGCGCGTCGTCCTCGGTGTTCCCGCCCTCGGTCCAGTCGGTGGCGGAGATGCGCACGCCGATGGGCTTGTGCGCCGGCCACGCCTCGCGCACCGCATCGAGCACCTCGAGCGGGTAGCGCAGGCGGTTCTGAAGCGATCCGCCGTACTCGTCGGGGCGCTTGTTCGACAGCGGGGAAAGGAAGGAGGAAAGCAGGTAGCCGTGGGCCGCGTGCAGCTCCAGCAGGTCGAAGCCCGCCGCATCGGCCCGGCGCGCGGCGGCCACAAACTCATCGCGGACCGTATCCATCGCGGCGCGGTCCATTTCCACCGGGACGTGGCAGCCCTCGCCGTAGGGGATCGCGCTGGGTGCCAGCACCTCCCAGTTGCCGGTCTCCAGGGGCTCGTCGATGCCCTCCCACATGAGCCTGGTGGAGCCCTTGCGGCCGGAGTGGCCGATCTGCGCGCCGATCTTGGCGTTGGAGTTGGAGTGCACGTACTCGGTGATGCGCTTCCACGCGCTGCCCTGTTCGTCGGTGTACAGGCCGGTGCAGCCCGGGGTGATGCGCCCGATGTCCGAGACGCAGACCATTTCGGTCATGACCAAACCGGCGCCGCCCATGGCCTTGGAGCCCAGGTGCACCAGGTGGAAATCCCCGGGGACGCCGTCGGTCGCGGAGTACATGTCCATGGGGGAGACGACCACGCGGTTGGCTAGTTCCAGCTCGCCGATCTTGTACGGCTGGAACATGGCCGGTGCGGTCTCCGCGGAGCCGGCCAGGCGGGCGAAGTCGGCATCGACCTTCGCGGCGAAGCCGGTGTCGCGCAGCTTCAGGTTCTCGTAGGTGATGCGGCGGGAGCGGGTGAGCAGGTTGAAACAGAACTGCACCGGGTCCTGGTCCTTGTACTGCCCGATGTTCTCGAACCACTCCAGCGAGGCCTGGGCCGCACGCTGGGTCGATGCCACCACCGGGCGGCGCTCGGTCTCGTAGGCGGCAAGGGCGGCCGCGACGGAAACGTGTTCGTGCAGGCAGGCGGCCAGGGCCAGGGAGTCCTCCATGGCCAGTTTGGTGCCCGAGCCGATGGAGAAGTGTGCGGTGTGCGCGGCATCCCCGAGCAGCACGATGTTCTCGTGGCGCCAGTTTTCGTTCCGCACGGTGGTGAAGTTGATCCACTTCGAGTTGTTGGTCAGCACGTTGTAGCCGGCCAGTTCCTCGGCGAAGATCTCCTTGACCTTGGCCACCGCCTTTTCGTCGCTCACCCCGGGGGCGAAGACCTCGTGCTGGGTCTCGTCGAAGCCGGCGGCGCGCCAGACGTCCTCGTGCATTTCCACGATGAAGGTCGAGCCCGTCTCCGAGTAGGGGTAGCCATGGATCTGCATGGTCCCGGCGTCGGTTTCCTTGACGAAGAACTTGAACGCCTCGAAGACCTGGTCGGTGCCCAGCCACATGTACTTGGAGGTGCGCGCATCGAGGGATGGCTTGAAGGACCCGGCGAAGCGGGTGCGGATCGCGGAGTTCAACCCGTCCGCGGCCAGCACCAGGTCATGGTTTGCCGACAGCTCTTCGACGTCCGGGGCGATGGTGGAGAAGCGCACGTCGACGCCCAGTTCGATGGCGCGGCGCTGCAGCAGCTGAAGCAGTTCCTTGCGGCTCATGGCGGCAAAGCCCTGACCGCCCACGGTGTGCATCTGCCCGCGGAAGTGGATGTCGATGTCACTCCAGCGGGCGAAGCGCCGGGACATGTAGTCGGCAATGACGGTGTCGGCGTTGCCGATGCCGCCAAGGGTTTCGTCCGAGAAAACGACGCCGAAGCCGAAGGTGTCCGATGCCGCGTTGCGCTCCCAGACGGTGACCTCGTGGGAGGGATCAAGCTGCTTCATCAGGGACGCGAAGTACAGGCCGCCGGGGCCGCCGCCAACAACTGCAATTTTCA encodes:
- a CDS encoding bifunctional salicylyl-CoA 5-hydroxylase/oxidoreductase produces the protein MKIAVVGGGPGGLYFASLMKQLDPSHEVTVWERNAASDTFGFGVVFSDETLGGIGNADTVIADYMSRRFARWSDIDIHFRGQMHTVGGQGFAAMSRKELLQLLQRRAIELGVDVRFSTIAPDVEELSANHDLVLAADGLNSAIRTRFAGSFKPSLDARTSKYMWLGTDQVFEAFKFFVKETDAGTMQIHGYPYSETGSTFIVEMHEDVWRAAGFDETQHEVFAPGVSDEKAVAKVKEIFAEELAGYNVLTNNSKWINFTTVRNENWRHENIVLLGDAAHTAHFSIGSGTKLAMEDSLALAACLHEHVSVAAALAAYETERRPVVASTQRAAQASLEWFENIGQYKDQDPVQFCFNLLTRSRRITYENLKLRDTGFAAKVDADFARLAGSAETAPAMFQPYKIGELELANRVVVSPMDMYSATDGVPGDFHLVHLGSKAMGGAGLVMTEMVCVSDIGRITPGCTGLYTDEQGSAWKRITEYVHSNSNAKIGAQIGHSGRKGSTRLMWEGIDEPLETGNWEVLAPSAIPYGEGCHVPVEMDRAAMDTVRDEFVAAARRADAAGFDLLELHAAHGYLLSSFLSPLSNKRPDEYGGSLQNRLRYPLEVLDAVREAWPAHKPIGVRISATDWTEGGNTEDDALVIAQAFIEHGVKSIDVSSGQIVRNERPAFGRSYQTPFADKIRNQVAAAAGVAVIAVGAISSYDDVNSILLAGRADLVALGRTHLYNPQWTLQAAAEQDYVGAGATWPLPFKAGRRKPPSARTDAVRPRLSLLKEEQIDEQVHLRWTPAKDKATKNLVPSV